One Hippoglossus hippoglossus isolate fHipHip1 chromosome 13, fHipHip1.pri, whole genome shotgun sequence genomic window carries:
- the cfap45 gene encoding cilia- and flagella-associated protein 45 has translation MSLTSSSRRSGDSRRYRTRAPTSQVDETLFGNTIPISPDKCGHSASKGQGQNQKIQGGETVQVITKDLIRNLRIPLKDPSGQSIILPPAEFKRIMSTSQVLTQEQRMEAYQRKREEEIKAAEERKRQIFEADMSRKVNPALTELELEAQERAQRLVEQATVLRMEQEEEIKELNKQILGAQCQAICDAQIQEKKLIQAEMSEEEKRLDVMMEVERRRALETVEQIEELHKQQRISGMQQIYDQIQQRLEEKHLHEEMKELEKQQVRENQERMNLEDFQALVRKREEQQHLQEEVMRINAETMQAKEQRREEEKLADIRDITYIRKKQEREAEFEAEQRRIKKEKELEIARLRAKQEKAKDYKAEQDGLQARRNQQIKDREWRRKEKELAVKKAQEEAMLKAARLEQVHCKEHFLSMEAGREKAEFERVLKVQKEARAKQMEEEENQRQKALCHSEAIRQQVRERELSAVARRREVFKEADQLMEEARQRRLRIVEFKEKKLKELKATGLSEKYCSEVERKARACVL, from the exons ATG AGCCTCACATCCAGCTCGAGGAGAAGCGGTGACTCCCGCAGGTACCGAACACGAGCCCCCACCTCCCAGGTGGACGAGACCCTGTTTGGTAACACCATACCG ATATCACCAGACAAATGTGGACACTCAGCCTCCAAGGGCCAGGGTCAAAATCAAAAGATCCAAGGGGGAGAGACGGTTCAAGTCATCACCAAAGACCTGATTCGGAACCTCAG GATCCCTCTGAAGGATCCTTCAGGACAATCCATTATTCTCCCACCAGCTGAGTTTAAGAGGATCATGTCCACGTCCCAGGTTCTCACCCAGGAGCAGAGGATGGAGGCTTatcagaggaagagggaagaagaaata AAAGCTGCTGAGGAGAGGAAGCGTCAGATCTTTGAGGCAGACATGTCCCGTAAAGTGAACCCTGCACTCACTGAGCTTGAACTGGAGGCTCAGGAGCGGGCGCAGCGATTGGTGGAGCAGGCCACCGTCCTgaggatggagcaggaggaggagatcaaaGAGCTCAACAAG CAAATTCTGGGCGCTCAGTGCCAAGCCATCTGTGATGCCCAGATCCAAGAGAAGAAGCTGATCCAGGCGgagatgtcagaggaggagaagcgtCTGGACGTTATGATGGAGGTGGAGCGCCGCAGGGCCCTGGAGACTGTGGAGCAGATTGAggagctgcacaaacagcagAGGATCAG TGGAATGCAGCAGATCTACGACCAAATCCAGCAGCGTCTGGAGGAGAAGCACTTACATGAGGAGATgaaagagctggagaagcagcaggTCCGAGAGAACCAGGAGAGAATGAACCTGGAAGACTTCCAG GCCCtggtgaggaagagggaggagcagcagcatctgcaggaggaggtgatgcGGATCAACGCTGAGACCATGCAGGccaaggagcagaggagggaggaggagaagctggcaGACATAAGAGACATAACATACATCCGTAAAAAACAG GAGCGAGAGGCAGAATTTGAAGCAGAGCAGAGACGAAtcaagaaggagaaggagctggagatcGCCAGACTGAGGGCAAAGCAAGAAAAAGCCAAAGACTACAAGGCCGAGCAG gACGGGCTCCAGGCTCGGAGGAACCAGCAGATCAAAgacagagagtggaggaggaaagagaaggagctggCCGTGAAGAAGGCACAGGAGGAGGCCATGCTAAAGGCGGCTCGTCTGGAGCAGGTTCACTGCAAAGAGCACTTCCTGTCGATGGAGGCCGGTCGGGAGAAGGCCGAATTTGAGAGGGTGCTGAA GGTGCAAAAGGAAGCAAGAGCcaaacagatggaggaggaggagaatcagCGTCAGAAAGCGCTCTGTCACTCGGAGGCCATCCGGCAGCAGGTGAGGGAACGTGAGCTCTCGGCCGTAGCCAGACGCAGAGAGGTGTTCAAGGAGGCCGACCAGCTGATGGAAGAGGCCCGGCAGAGACGCCTGCGCATCGTCGAGTTCaaggagaagaagctgaaggagctgaa GGCGACAGGGCTCTCTGAAAAATACTGCAGTGAAGTGGAGAGGAAGGCGAGGGCCTGCGTACTCTGA